The Setaria italica strain Yugu1 chromosome IX, Setaria_italica_v2.0, whole genome shotgun sequence genome has a window encoding:
- the LOC101778130 gene encoding beta-amylase 2, chloroplastic, which produces MMALNLAHQTGAAAAVAAAVPAAPRSAVVAAAATVASPSTAPSSAPALQAQTLTVDPAPVQATDSVKSDLAMACQALVEAAPEAEHADVAAELKSKAGVPVFVMMPLDTVRKDGNSLNRRRAVEASLAALKSAGVEGIMVDVWWGIAEAEGPGQYNFNGYMELMEMARKNGLKVQAVMSFHQCGGNVGDSVTIPLPKWVLEEMDKDQDLAYTDRSGRRNYEYVSLGCDALPVLKGRTPIQCYADFMRAFRDHFATYMGNTIVEIQVGMGPAGELRYPSYPESNGTWSFPGIGEFQCYDRYMLSSLKAAAEAVGKPEWGNAGPGDSGSYKDWPEDTPFFRREGGWNTEYGQFFMSWYSQMLLEHGERILSAATGVFTASPGVKISVKVAGIHWHYGTRSHAAELTAGYYNTRHHDGYQPIARMLGRHGAVLNFTCVEMRDHEQPQDAQCRPEALVQQVALAARDAGVGLAGENALPRYDETAHDQVVATAAEKAEEERMVAFTYLRMGPDLFQPDNWRRFAAFVKRMSGAGKRDMCREQVEREASGVAHATQPLVQEAAVALTN; this is translated from the exons ATGATGGCGCTCAACCTTGCGCACCagaccggcgcggcggcggccgtggcggcggcggtaccggcggcgccgcgctcggcggtcgtcgcggcggcggccaccgtcGCGTCGCCCTCGACGGCGCCCTCCTCGGCACCCGCGCTCCAGGCGCAGACGCTGACGGTGGACCCGGCCCCGGTGCAGGCGACGGACTCGGTGAAGTCGGACCTCGCCATGGCGTGCCAGGCGCTGGTGGAGGCCGCGCCGGAGGCGGAGCACGCGGACGTGGCCGCCGAGCTGAAGAGCAAGGCCGGCGTGCCGGTGTTCGTGATGATGCCGCTCGACACGGTGCGCAAGGACGGCAACAGCCTCAACCGGCGGAGGGCGGTGGAGGCCAGCCTGGCGGCGCTCAAGAGCGCCGGCGTCGAGGGCAtcatggtggacgtgtggtggGGTATCGCCGAGGCCGAGGGCCCCGGACAGTACAACTTCAACGGCTACATGGAGCTCATGGAGATGGCCAGGAAGAACGGGCTCAAGGTGCAGGCCGTCATGTCCTTCCACCAGTGCGGCGGCAACGTCGGCGACTCAGTCAC CATACCACTTCCGAAATGGGTTTTGGAGGAGATGGACAAGGACCAGGACCTGGCCTACACCGACCGGAGCGGGCGCCGGAATTACGAGTACGTCTCGCTGGGCTGCGACGCGCTGCCCGTGCTCAAGGGCCGCACCCCCATCCAGTGCTACGCCGACTTCATGCGCGCCTTCCGCGACCACTTCGCCACCTACATGGGCAACACCATCGTCGAGATCCAGGTCGGCATGGgccccgccggcgagctccgctACCCGTCCTACCCGGAGAGCAACGGCACCTGGTCCTTCCCTGGCATCGGCGAGTTCCAGTGCTACGACAGG TACATGCTGAGCAGCTTGAAGGCGGCGGCTGAGGCCGTGGGCAAGCCGGAGTGGGGCAACGCCGGACCGGGCGACTCCGGCAGCTACAAGGACTGGCCGGAGGACACGCCCTTCTTCCGGCGCGAGGGCGGGTGGAACACGGAGTACGGGCAGTTCTTCATGAGCTGGTACTCGCAGATGCTCCTGGAGCACGGCGAGCGCATCCtctcggcggcgacgggcgtgTTCACGGCGTCGCCGGGGGTGAAGATCTCGGTGAAGGTCGCCGGGATCCACTGGCACTACGGCACCCGGTCCCACGCGGCGGAGCTGACGGCGGGGTACTACAACACCCGGCACCACGACGGGTACCAGCCGATCGCGCGGATGCTGGGGCGCCACGGCGCAGTGCTCAACTTCACGTGCGTGGAGATGCGGGACCACGAGCAGCCGCAGGACGCGCAGTGCCGTCCCGAGGCGCTGGTGCAGCAGGTGGCGTTGGCGGCGCGGGACGCCGGCGTGGGGCTCGCCGGGGAGAACGCGCTGCCCCGGTACGACGAGACGGCGCACGACCaggtggtggcgacggcggcggagaaggccgAGGAGGAGCGGATGGTGGCGTTCACGTACCTCCGCATGGGGCCCGACCTGTTCCAGCCCGACAACTGGCGCCGCTTCGCCGCGTTCGTGAAGCGCATGTCCGGCGCCGGGAAGCGGGACATGTGCAGGGAGCAGGTGGAGCGGGAGGCCTCCGGCGTCGCCCACGCCACCCAGCCGCTCGTGCAGGAGGCCGCCGTCGCGCTCACCAACTAA
- the LOC101778797 gene encoding 60S ribosomal protein L21-2, whose translation MPAGHGLRSRTRDLFARPFRKKGYIPLTTYLRTYKIGDYVDVKVNGAVHKGMPHKFYHGRTGRVWNVTKRAIGVEINKQVNGRIISKRIHVRVEHVQPSRCTEEFRLRKAKNDQLKADAKARGEVISTKRQPVGPKPGFMVEGAMLETVTPIPYDVVNDLKGGY comes from the exons atgcCGGCGGGGCACGGGCTGCGGTCGCGGACCCGCGACCTGTTCGCGCGGCCGTTCCGCAAGAAGGGGTACATCCCGCTCACGACCTACCTCCGCACCTACAAGATCGGCGACTACGTCGACGTCAAGGTGAACGGCGCCGTGCACAAGGGCATGCCGCACAAGTTCTACCACGGCCGCACCGGCCGCGTCTGGAACGTCACCAAGCGCGCCATCGGCGTCGAGATCAACAAGCAG GTTAATGGCCGCATCATCAGCAAGCGGATCCATGTCCGCGTGGAGCATGTGCAGCCGTCCCGTTGCACAGAGGAGTTCCGCCTGCGGAAAGCCAAGAACGACCAGCTCAAGGCAGATGCTAAGGCCCGTGGTGAGGTGATCAGCACCAAGAGGCAGCCTGTGGGTCCTAAGCCTGGTTTCATGGTCGAGGGTGCTATGCTCGAGACTGTCACTCCTATTCCTTATGACGTGGTCAATGATCTCAAGGGTGGTTACTAG
- the LOC101779203 gene encoding uncharacterized protein LOC101779203 — MGSEAAAAPVEISSDEEDDVKAPAAAAAGKRKSPEGALDWAEQMAEKMLAEEDFGVSGAGLVDPAAVQELLDSLMDATGIVMGDKESAVVDKNSNSVRDGEDEDNDDDCVILDGDPDKPVAVAKEEGPRRDAAEDELQIVAEKGEIACRDFPHPRHLCATLPFSTSSHARHCNMCHCYVCDSPAPCAFWGKGTAHTDHCHATDKDAKWKKLRQSSKNKSQPSPKRRSIHNFYQSSTTGASSQSSANVNGSTGRFPIPTVLARNQQVDPSIMAPWDRVQGMSLMRAPSPMPRARIPSYGSKSAPVAPPVYTPSNSNHLQPSGPSYVPMQPAQPHAFQTAQVPPGDRVSAGTFQSYQPQPHSGAPIGFQGDRYRPLSYPQPPPNMLVGTGVPLSRSASVASQGTQYQQVPPADARLKEKEKLASLARKLGVSDYNTYEPLGQQSASTPQSLHPSQLLAQAKARQWVQAKKSYVAATPQMRSSSGHNSSNHASGGTVLSSGSIQIQQPLCQLNSQSSRTLSGTTPSNLLDGK; from the exons ATggggtcggaggcggcggcggcgccggttgAGATCAGttccgacgaggaggacgacgtgaaggcgcccgccgccgctgctgctggcaAGCGCAAGTCACCGGAAGGCGCCCTCGACTGGGCCGAGCAAATGGCCGAGAAAATGCTGGCCGAAGAGGACTTCGGTGTAAGCGGGGCGGGCCTGGTTGATCCAGCGGCCGTGCAGGAGTTGCTGGATTCTCTGATGGACGCGACGGGGATTGTGATGGGTGACAAGGAGAGTGCAGTGGTTGACAAGAACTCGAACTCCGTTCGTGATGGCGAAGACGAGGACAACGACGATGATTGCGTCATCCTTGACGGTGACCCTGATAAGCCGGTTGCCGTTGCGAAGGAGGAGGGACCCCGGCGAGATGCCGCTGAGGATGAACTGCAGATTGTTGCAGAGAAAGGAGAG ATAGCATGCAGGGATTTCCCTCATCCACGCCATCTATGTGCTACCTTGCCGTTCAGCACCAGTTCTCACGCGAGGCATTGCAATATG TGCCACTGTTATGTCTGTGATTCTCCTGCTCCCTGTGCCTTCTGGGGCAAAGGCACCGCACATACTGATCACTGTCATGCTACCGATAAGGATGCAAAGTGGAAGAAACTTAGGCAATCATCCAAGAACAAAAGCCAGCCGTCGCCTAAACGAAGAAGTATCCACAATTTCTATCAGTCAAGCACAACAGGAGCATCATCACAGTCTTCTGCAAATGTGAACGGTTCTACTGGAAGATTTCCTATTCCAACAGTGCTAGCCCGAAATCAACAGGTTGATCCCTCTATTATGGCTCCATGGGATAGGGTGCAGGGTATGAGTCTGATGAGAGCACCATCTCCTATGCCAAGAGCTAGAATCCCGAGCTATGGGTCCAAAAGTGCTCCGGTTGCTCCTCCAGTTTACACACCCTCAAACTCTAACCATTTGCAACCTTCTGGTCCTAGTTATGTCCCGATGCAGCCAGCACAGCCTCATGCATTTCAGACAGCACAAGTTCCACCAGGAGATCGCGTTAGTGCTGGAACTTTTCAGAGTTACCAACCTCAACCTCATTCCGGTGCGCCAATTGGATTTCAGGGAGACCGATATCGACCACTATCATATCCTCAGCCTCCTCCAAACATGTTAGTTGGTACTGGAGTGCCACTCTCACGGTCTGCCTCAGTGGCCTCTCAGGGAACACAATACCAGCAAGTCCCACCAGCAGATGCAAGAttgaaggaaaaggaaaaacttGCTAGTTTGGCACGTAAGCTGGGCGTATCTGATTATAATACCTACGAACCACTAGGTCAGCAGTCAGCGAGCACACCTCAATCTCTGCATCCTAGTCAGCTACTTGCTCAAGCTAAAGCAAGGCAATGGGTTCAAGCTAAGAAAAGCTATGTTGCAGCAACTCCACAAATGAGGTCTTCCAGTGGGCATAATTCGTCAAATCATGCATCTGGGGGTACTGTTCTTTCATCTGGTTCAATTCAGATCCAGCAGCCCTTGTGCCAATTGAATTCTCAGAGTAGTCGTACTCTGAGTGGAACCACTCCGAGTAATTTGCTTGATGGGAAGTAA